One Chionomys nivalis chromosome 4, mChiNiv1.1, whole genome shotgun sequence genomic region harbors:
- the Cldn25 gene encoding putative claudin-25 — protein sequence MACSLRGRVQLGGLLLSVLGWVSSCITTILPQWKTLNLDLNEMETWISGLWEACVSQEEAGTVCKAFESFLSLPQELQVARILMVASHGLGLLGLLLSGYGLECFQFHRSRGVFKTRLCLLGGALEASASATTLFPVSWVAYATFQDFWDDSVPDIVPRWEFGDALFLGWAAGLLLALGGLLLIISACLGNEEVASPWMAAATAPPACAPVEEFDGSFHLTRRLVNQVI from the coding sequence ATGGCCTGTAGTTTACGTGGGAGAGTCCAGCTTGGAGGTCTGCTCCTCTCTGTTCTCGGCTGGGTATCCTCTTGCATCACCACCATCCTTCCCCAGTGGAAGACTCTCAATCTGGACCTGAATGAAATGGAAACCTGGATCTCGGGACTCTGGGAGGCATGTGTGAGTCAGGAGGAAGCTGGCACTGTATGCAAAGCTTTCGagtcctttctgtctctgcctcaagaGCTACAGGTAGCCCGCATCCTCATGGTGGCTTCTCATGGGCTGGGACTGTTGGGACTTCTGCTCTCTGGCTATGGATTGGAATGCTTTCAGTTTCACAGGTCCAGAGGAGTTTTTAAGACTCGGCTGTGCCTTCTGGGAGGGGCTTTGGAGGCATCAGCTTCAGCCACTACCCTCTTTCCAGTCTCCTGGGTGGCCTATGCAACATTCCAAGACTTCTGGGATGACAGCGTCCCTGATATTGTGCCACGGTGGGAGTTTGGAGATGCCCTGTTCCTGGGCTGGGCTGCTGGGCTTCTCCTAGCTCTGGGTGGACTTCTCCTTATCATCTCTGCTTGCCTGGGAAATGAAGAAGTAGCTTCTCCCTGGATGGCTGCAGCAACAGCTCCACCAGCCTGTGCTCCAGTAGAGGAATTTGATGGGTCTTTCCACCTCACACGAAGACTGGTGAACCAAGTCATCTAG